The following proteins are co-located in the Roseiconus lacunae genome:
- a CDS encoding flagellar biosynthetic protein FliQ, with translation MMDASQAVDLCRQALFLAALLAAPVLLAGAVTGLVSGLIQTLFQVQDQSISFVPKLIVSSLVLIACLPWMFTRMMEFAGTLFASGGF, from the coding sequence ATGATGGATGCAAGTCAAGCGGTGGATCTCTGTCGGCAAGCGTTATTCCTAGCCGCGCTACTGGCCGCACCCGTGTTGTTGGCCGGCGCGGTGACGGGACTTGTCAGCGGATTGATTCAAACGCTTTTCCAAGTCCAGGATCAGTCGATCTCGTTCGTCCCCAAGTTGATCGTCTCAAGTTTGGTGTTGATCGCATGTTTGCCTTGGATGTTCACTCGGATGATGGAGTTCGCCGGGACCCTATTCGCCAGCGGTGGCTTCTAA
- the fliP gene encoding flagellar type III secretion system pore protein FliP (The bacterial flagellar biogenesis protein FliP forms a type III secretion system (T3SS)-type pore required for flagellar assembly.), protein MIPTTIRCWIIVAVLFGCLHSRLTCHASDTVPSEAERPADPQRLLNQKTARSSQESSATETLAGESSGTVPTIVTRRPMSLSEEALETIAGGPDSWVSPENARGSLQTMLLLSVVSLAPAILLMTTCYVRIIVVLSLLRQAIGLQALPPTQVLTSIALFMTMLVMTPVWTRVYDEAIKPYSDPESGMTLMQAYDTGTLPMREFMAKQITTAKNVEDVFLFYRHAFPEGPRPSSFADVPMRVMLPAFVISELKVAFLMGFSIYLPFLVIDLVVASVTMSMGMFMLPPAMISLPLKLLLFVLVDGWHQVAGMLLASFA, encoded by the coding sequence ATGATTCCCACAACCATCCGCTGTTGGATCATCGTTGCGGTTCTCTTTGGTTGCTTGCATAGCAGATTGACTTGCCACGCGTCAGATACGGTTCCCTCGGAAGCCGAGCGGCCGGCCGATCCGCAGCGATTATTAAACCAGAAAACGGCTCGATCGAGTCAAGAATCTTCGGCGACAGAAACGCTTGCAGGGGAATCGTCGGGGACAGTCCCCACCATCGTAACGCGGCGACCGATGTCGCTTTCCGAAGAAGCGTTGGAGACGATCGCCGGGGGGCCCGATTCTTGGGTGAGCCCCGAAAACGCTCGCGGTAGCTTGCAAACGATGTTGTTGTTATCGGTGGTCAGTCTGGCGCCGGCGATCTTGCTGATGACGACTTGTTATGTCCGCATCATCGTGGTGCTTTCGCTGCTTCGCCAAGCGATCGGGTTACAGGCCCTGCCTCCGACTCAAGTGCTGACCAGTATCGCCTTGTTCATGACGATGTTGGTGATGACGCCGGTTTGGACGAGGGTGTATGACGAAGCGATCAAACCCTATAGCGATCCCGAATCTGGGATGACGTTAATGCAGGCGTATGACACCGGCACGTTGCCGATGCGTGAGTTCATGGCGAAGCAGATCACGACGGCAAAAAACGTTGAGGACGTGTTTCTATTCTACCGCCATGCGTTTCCCGAAGGACCACGCCCGAGTTCATTCGCCGATGTCCCGATGCGTGTGATGTTGCCCGCATTTGTGATTAGCGAATTAAAGGTCGCATTTCTGATGGGTTTTTCAATCTACCTCCCGTTTTTAGTCATCGATTTAGTGGTCGCCAGCGTGACGATGTCGATGGGAATGTTCATGTTGCCACCGGCGATGATTTCACTGCCGCTCAAGTTGTTGCTGTTCGTCTTGGTTGACGGCTGGCACCAAGTTGCCGGAATGTTGCTCGCCAGTTTTGCTTAG
- a CDS encoding flagellar biosynthetic protein FliR, which translates to MFEHWFPQIPTGLFVADVLPTFAVVVAMVAFRLGGLVFAMPGFSLGVPIRFRVALVILMTVVLAPSVMRSIKPDEWPVLQTASQRELIDQAAVLIVAGSREFILGVVIGSIAQLLISGVQLAGELASSSTGMQLAAVADPATGTSVPQFAKMIGFMTTCVFLGFGGHRLLINALLESFQQVPPMSMADSEGMLQVIVDQLTIGFRSGVRVAAPLLACVLLSNVLVALISRAVPGLNVMAVGINLNILAAMIVMGLTIGSAGLIFEAELTNSIHQLKVSIRP; encoded by the coding sequence ATGTTCGAGCATTGGTTCCCGCAGATCCCAACCGGCTTGTTCGTGGCCGACGTTTTGCCAACGTTTGCGGTCGTCGTCGCGATGGTGGCGTTCCGGCTGGGGGGATTGGTGTTTGCGATGCCAGGATTTTCGCTTGGGGTTCCGATTCGATTTCGAGTCGCCTTGGTGATCTTGATGACGGTGGTGTTGGCACCGTCGGTGATGCGATCGATCAAGCCGGATGAGTGGCCGGTGCTCCAGACGGCATCGCAACGGGAGCTCATTGATCAAGCGGCCGTGTTAATCGTCGCCGGTAGCCGTGAGTTCATCTTAGGGGTCGTTATCGGAAGCATTGCGCAGCTATTGATCAGCGGCGTTCAGCTGGCGGGCGAGCTGGCGTCCAGTAGCACCGGGATGCAGTTGGCAGCTGTGGCCGATCCTGCGACCGGGACGAGTGTTCCACAGTTCGCCAAGATGATCGGATTTATGACGACCTGTGTTTTCCTGGGATTCGGTGGGCATCGATTATTGATCAACGCATTGCTGGAAAGTTTTCAACAGGTTCCGCCGATGTCGATGGCCGACTCGGAAGGCATGTTGCAAGTGATCGTCGATCAATTGACGATCGGTTTTCGATCCGGGGTCCGAGTCGCCGCGCCGTTGCTTGCTTGCGTCTTGCTTTCCAATGTGCTGGTGGCGTTGATCAGTCGCGCCGTCCCGGGGCTGAATGTGATGGCGGTCGGAATCAACTTAAACATCTTGGCCGCGATGATTGTGATGGGACTGACGATCGGATCGGCGGGGTTAATTTTTGAAGCCGAGCTGACCAATTCGATTCATCAGTTAAAGGTATCGATCAGGCCGTGA